Proteins encoded within one genomic window of Candidatus Deferrimicrobium sp.:
- a CDS encoding DUF393 domain-containing protein, translated as MAVVLVYDADCPVCRAAADWARRNEGIPGTFEYLPCRSAETRSRFPAIAEGACLQAMHLVLPDGTILSGENALPEILRRTRRYRWAAVLFRIPGAGILARVLYRAFARRRHRIAKRLFP; from the coding sequence ATGGCTGTTGTTTTGGTCTACGATGCCGATTGCCCGGTGTGCCGCGCGGCCGCCGACTGGGCCCGGCGAAACGAAGGGATCCCCGGCACCTTCGAATATCTTCCCTGCCGCTCCGCGGAAACCCGTTCGCGATTCCCGGCGATCGCAGAGGGTGCATGCCTCCAGGCGATGCACCTCGTCCTGCCGGACGGGACGATTCTCTCCGGGGAAAATGCGCTCCCGGAAATCCTGCGCCGTACGCGGCGGTACCGGTGGGCGGCCGTCCTCTTTCGAATCCCGGGGGCCGGGATCTTGGCGCGTGTCCTCTACCGGGCCTTCGCACGACGACGCCACCGGATCGCGAAGCGGCTTTTTCCATGA